Proteins encoded by one window of Cryptosporangium minutisporangium:
- a CDS encoding acetoacetate decarboxylase family protein: MTRAGLENLTAIPSVRESVLASDVELPTSSAPAPWRTKIDAAFWWHRASADAASMLPPALRSLGVIPVTLVAFVRYRETPVGAYSEVFASPVLLRKWPVPPIHIPFMAVDSLTSVHGGRSNWALPKTLASFEWGGAAVTATGDGWKMSAEARASTPKFPMAGGLKTLQLFDGEPRAAWVGMHGRARLGRVTASAEGPTLSRWLTPGRHPALLISDATMSVGAPR, from the coding sequence ATGACACGTGCAGGGCTGGAGAACCTGACCGCGATTCCGAGCGTGCGGGAGTCCGTGCTCGCCTCCGACGTCGAGCTGCCCACCTCGTCGGCACCGGCGCCGTGGCGGACGAAGATCGACGCCGCGTTCTGGTGGCACCGCGCCTCCGCGGACGCCGCCTCGATGCTGCCGCCCGCGCTGCGTTCGCTCGGCGTCATCCCGGTGACGCTCGTCGCGTTCGTCCGGTACCGGGAGACTCCGGTGGGGGCGTACTCGGAGGTCTTCGCGAGCCCGGTGCTGCTGCGGAAGTGGCCGGTGCCGCCGATCCACATCCCGTTCATGGCGGTGGACTCGCTGACGTCGGTGCACGGCGGACGGTCGAACTGGGCGCTGCCGAAGACGCTGGCGTCGTTCGAATGGGGCGGTGCTGCGGTGACGGCTACCGGCGACGGATGGAAGATGTCGGCGGAGGCACGCGCCAGTACGCCGAAGTTCCCGATGGCGGGGGGACTGAAGACGCTCCAACTGTTCGACGGAGAACCTCGAGCCGCCTGGGTAGGAATGCACGGGCGCGCTCGCCTGGGACGGGTCACGGCGTCCGCGGAGGGACCCACGTTGTCCCGGTGGCTGACCCCGGGCCGCCAC